The Halomonas sp. 'Soap Lake #6' genomic sequence TCAGGCCGGGAGCCTTCAATGTACACTTTACGAGACGCGGGCAACGGCTGAATTGCAGCGGCATCTACCTGGGCGGTTTCGGCTAAAAAATGGCTGGTTCTACTTGTTGCGGCCTTAGTTGTTAGGGGCTCAGTTGTTAAGGTCTCAGTGGTTAGTGTCTTAGTCATTACGGTCTTCTTCCTTGGGTTTCGGTTGTGGTTGTTTTGTTGGATTAATTAGTGAGGTCGTGGTCTATAAGGTCTAGGCCCATCTGCCAGAAGTCGATTTCCAGGCGAGTGGCATCACGGAAGATCTTACTCAGTTCAGCAAAGCGGGCAGGGGTAACATCAGCTAAGCGAGCGTTGAGCCACTCAAGCTCCGACTGCATGGCGGTCTGAAACTCTTCGCTTTCGTACATGGCAATCCAAGCGTCAAAAGGATTTTTCGCGCCACGCATTGTGGTGGATTGGGCGTTTAGCCAGTTGGCGATTTCGCCATAGCCCACCAGGCAAGGGGCCAACGCCACATGCAGATCCAGTAGGTCACCGCGGTTGCCGGTATCTAATACATAGCGGGTGTAGGCCAAGGTGGCCCTGGCTTCGGGAAGCTCTGCCAGTTCTTGCTCGGAGATGCCCCACTCCTGGCAAAAGCCCACGTGTAGTCCTAACTCCACATCCACAATGGCTTTTAAGCCTTCATGGGCTTGGCGAAGATTGGCTAGTGTGGAACTTTTATAGGCCGCTAGCGCATAGGCCCGGGCAAAGTGGATGAGAAACAGGTAATCCTGCTTTAAATAGTGGCGAAACGACGCCTCAGGCAGTGTGGCATTGCCCAACTGACGGACAAAGTCGTGCTTAATATAGGCTCGCCAATCGTCATGGCAGGCGTTAGTGAGATCAGTAAAGCGGTAGCCCATGATGCCTCCGGTGGTAACGATCCGGAGGGCAGGCGTAAAGAAGATCGAGGAAATGGCACTAAAGGTGGCGTGCAATCGTGAGAGAGAGCTAGCCGTGGCCATTGCTTGATCCCTACGCCGGTACCCGCGCCGCTCGTTATGTGAGCAGCAGCGCATTAGCCGGATCAGGTTCAGCGGGACCAGCGCTCGGCAGCAATTATGCTCGCCCTGCGCCATCTCAGCCGGATTTCACCGGCACCCCGTCAAGCTGTTCGTTGGTGGAGTGTAGGAGGTAGGTGGAAGCGATGCAAGGGGGCTGTTTTGATCGTGTGACAGCATTCTATAAAAACGCCAATGCACTTCACTAACCTAATGGGCTTCTAACACCCACAAAGCCATTACCTAGCACATGGGTATATATTTGAGTGGTTTCGATGCTTTTATGGCCCAATAATTCTTGAACTGTACGAATATCGGTGCCTTGGCTAAGCAACTAAGTAGCGAAGCTATGTCGTAAAGAATGGCACGACCCTGGTCGTGTTAGAGAAGAAGACCGCATGGCATATTTAACGGCTTTTTGTACGGCAGAAGTATGAATGTGGTGCAGCACTATCTGGTTGTCATCATCGAAACAGGGCTTGGATGAAGGAAAAAGCCACTGCCATGCGAGGGAAATCTTGGTGGGAAAGCACGACAGGTAAGCGCTGAGGGCGCTTAGCCCGGCTAAAATTACCAACCTCACCTAACGGTTGATCTAGAACGTGGCGATAAAGAAATACGATGGCATTGAGTGCCTGGTTTTGTGTTGCCGCAGCAACGCGCCTTTCTATCGCGAGATATTCCAAAAATTGCCGCACTTCATTGCCCGCCATATCGGCAGGGTGCCGCATTCTGTGGAAGCGAATGAAAAATCGAATCTAGTAGCAATAGGTTTTCTCAGTACGGATGCTATAGCGCTTGACTCTAAGGGTAGCTTTCACCCTCTCCATCAGTTTCATCGGTTGCCCCTTTTATAGTTTTCATGTTTTTATATACAGTATTTTTGGATATGGCAAATCGCGCAAGCACGCGAATTTTGAATATACTGCCAAAATTGGCTTTGCCCTCATGGGAATCAATGGGGTAGAGTCAAATTGAGCGGCTACAAAACCCCAATGAATGTGCCGTCGCGTTTATTGGAGTTTTGTAGCGGGGTGTATAATCACTGTTAGGCGTCATTTGAGATCGAGGTAACATGTTAGTCATTGAGAAATATAATAAAAGTCGTGATGCTGAAGTTGAAAAATTACGAGTAAAACCCGAACAAATTCAGTTCACAGTCGATAGGCTTGGTGAATTCATCTTATCTTTAAAAGAAGATGAACATCCTCATTTGATCATAGAAAATGATCAGGTAGTTGGCTTTTTCGTCTTAGATTTGTCTTATTCTGATGCCTATAGCTTTAGTGATCCAAAAGCGCTAGGTGTTCGAGCTTTGCTGATTGATCAGAATCATCAAGGTTTAGGTATTGCGAGTAAAGCAATGAATTTGTTACCAAGCTATGTTACTTCAAACTATCCAGAGTTTGAGCGGTTACAGTTGACAGTAAATTGTCGCAATAAAGCCGCGTACAATTGTTATCTTAAATGTGGTTTTGAAGATACAGGGAATTTGTATTTAGGTGGTCCAGTTGGTCCTCAACATATAATGCAGAGAACCGCCGCCTAACACCTATGAGCCTTCTGTCTGTCAATAGGCCGTAGTATTTTTATTGACCGCGTAGCGGCCAATATTAAGTCCCTGAGCCAGTGATCCTACTTCATCTGTCATCGTTGGCTGTGAATGGCTTACAGCAAACACCTATTGAGGCTCTCTTAGTGTGATCGTTAATCACTGCCAGACTGGGTTGCTCCCTGCAAGTTGGACTGGGGCACTAGACATTCATCGGTTAACCAGCATCTGTCCTATTCAAACAGCGGGTTACTTTACAGTCCCAGTTAGTTTCAGGTTCAGCGCCGGTGTAAGCTCACTCGCTCAGGGTATTGATGCACGCCAGCAGGATGGATAATCAAAGCGACGGGCTTCGAGTTGGGTGTAGAAGTCGGGTTTTAGGTCTGAATAACCAGTCAGCAGACACCCTGTTTCAGCACACTCCATGATGATCCAGTTAGACATCGATCATCATCCTACTGCGTGACTAACTCGTTAAAAAGCGTTGTTCATCAAACACCTTTTCGTTTTTTAACATGAAATAGACCGCGCGCCCCAGCTTGTGAGCCAGAGCCGATAAAGCCTTGGCTTTACTCATGCGTTTCTGGAAGCGTTGCAACAGCTTTTGTGCATCTGGATTGCCGCGCAGATAAAGCACAGCGGCCTCAGAAAAAGCCCACTTCAGATGGGCATTACCAATCTTGTTGCCCTGGGTGCCATAGGTCTTACCAGCCGATTCGGCTTTGCACTTGATCAGTCGGGAATAGGAGGCAAACTTCTGGACAGACTCAAAACGTCGAATATCACCCACTTCATACAGAATGGTGAGGGCTAGAATACGGCCAACGCCGGGAATGGTTGTTAATAAGTGGTAGTAGGTCGGCTGATGCTTTTTAGCCTGCTTTTCCAATAGCCATTCCACCTGGCTTAGTTCCCGGTGGTAGCACTCTAAAACGGCCATATCTAGATCGATATTGCGCTGAACAATCGGGTCATCAAAGGTTCTGCCCAATTGTTCTCTGGCACTGACATTTTTCAAATTGACCTTGTTGGGTGGCAGGTTGTACTGACTCGTTGTGTTGACAACATGAGCTTTGAGATCAGCGCCGTGGCGAACGAGCCCAGTTCGGCGGCGAAGTAGGTCACGGGTAGCTCGCATGCTGCGTGGGTAGACATAAGCGAGGGGGAAGTTGCCACCGCGAATAAGCGTGGCAATTTTGTAAGAATCCACGCGATCATTCTTAGTTTTACCACCATGAATGGCCTTCATATAAAGGGCATGACCGAGAATGAAAGCAATGCCCTGGTCTTCACAGAAATCAGCGATCCAGTACCAGCAGTGCATGCATTCGACGCCGATCACTAGATCATCCAGGTAGGTTTCGATTAGCCGAAGTAGAGGTTCTGGGCTAGCGGGAATCTCTTTATGCAACAGGGTGTCTCCCTGTTGATTGAGGATACAGACATAAAGGCTTCTGGCATGTAGATCAATGCCACAGTAGTGACGATGAGTGCTATTGTAAAAGTTCATTGAGTCTTCTCCTGTTAGGTTTGGTCGCCTTTTCAGCTTAGCCAAACGGGCTGAGTTGGGGGAGAAGGCTCAATGAGTATCAAAGCATTTCAGCGGACAAGCCGCTGAATGCAGCGTTATACCCAAGGAGATAAATATTGAATTCCGTGAAATTTGAATTGTCATCAGACTACGGCTGCTTGGCGCTTTTAGATATTTCAAATTATTCAGGGTTTGTCAGCGAAAATTGGGAGCTAGACCAGCTTAAGGCTCATATTTGCAACGAAAATGCAAAAGGCCATATTGTTGCGTGGGGTTGTACAGCCTGTAACTGGAATATAGAAGTGCATTTTTCAGAGCCGACCATTGAAGGTAATCGCGCCTACAGATCTTTTATAGAAACTGAAGGGGAGTTGCTTCTCACTACCTACGATTCTATTACCATGGCTGCTCAATTCTCGGAGACTGTTCTACCCGAACCACATGAAAAAGACCAGGTGGTTAAAATAGGCAAAGGTATCTATGAGGTTACTGTTGTTCAAAATTTCCCCACTGAATTGATTAATACAGAAGAGTTATGGGAGTTAACTGGGTCGCATTACATAGTCTTTATTAATAAAGCATTGGAAAATAAAAATACAAAAGGAGAGCTTCCGTGGTTTGCTGCATAAGGTATAACCAGCGGCTGCACCGGACAAATTTCCGCTGTCACTTTTTGTGCAAAAATACGCACAAAAGCCGCCATCAAAAATTTGCCCGGTGAGCCGGGCGTTATGCATGAATGAAGACTGAGTATGAGAGCCAACAACAAAAAGCCTCTGTACCGAAAGGTGAACACCAGAGCGCGTGGCGTTCATCATCTTCATGGAGGTGATTTCAAGAACACACGACACAGGGAATCTGGCGTTGGAATGCGGAAAGGTATCCAACGCGGGCTAGATTACACGCCGCTGTTCAAGTTTTTGTTGGCCAAAGCCGGTTGCCCCTGGAGTGAGGTACACAGTGAAGTGGTTTCGCGGTTGGATAAAAAAGAGCCCATTCATTGGCTGGTTGCCATGGATTATGAATCAGCCGATGAGGTAGTTCGCGTAGGTGAGAGCTCATACTTCAGTGGCCTGTACGTAGACGAGGAAGGAATTCTGCGGATAGTTAACCCTGTTATTGATGAAAATACCCTGGAACCTCTTTGCAAATGCTGCACTCACACTTTCAACGGCGTGCCTTTCACTCGGAAATACGGCGAATGAAGCGACCGCTGCATAACCATGCCATGCACCGGATGCCAAAACCTCCGCTTCGCTGCGGTTTTGTCACCGGTGATGGCGGGCGTTAGGCGAATCAGAGTGAATATCTATGTTCAGTGAATTAGAAAAGGAATTTCATAAAAAAGGAATTCCTACAGAAAAACCAGATTTTTATGATCATCCGAACTTCATTAAGGAAGAGCAGCGAGACCCAAGCTACTTGATTAAGTTCGCAAAGTTTGTAGCGGAAAAGCCATACTCTGATGAATATTTAAAAAAGGCAGAAGTTATAATTTCTGATGTGGCAAAAATTTTAAGCGAGCAACTTTTAGATAATGGGCGTCAAGGTGCTTGTGTGGATATATCGGGGATTCTCGCTCGTATACTGGAGCGCAAAGGAATATGGTGCGCTTGCATTAAAGGCTCTTGCACAATTGAGTTTCCCATAAAATCTAACGAGGAAACAACATACTACTGGTCAGCAGACCAAGGTGAATTTACTGCAGGGCACGCTTGGGTATTTGCCCCGCCATTCTCTATAGTTGATATCACCTTGAAACAGCAACCATACACAGGTAATAAAAAGAGCTATATCCCTGAAATAATCATGGTAAAAGATGCCGTTAAAACAACCTCGACTATAGAAGATATTATTAGCCCTGAAGTCAGGATGCTAATGAAGGCTCAAGGAATGCCAAAGCATCTGATGCTTCAATATGGCGCATCAGAGATGAAACTCATTCAAGAGATATTTCCTGCCCAACTGGTAGAACTTAATGGAACAACATTTAAGTTTTCCCCTGTTGCTGCTCATGCTTCTATAGAGTCGTTGCCGGGCATAAAAAACATGAAATTCAATGGAATGTATCCTTACGATATGTTCAAAAAATATATAAAAGACAAAGTGCCAAATATCGCCTAACAAGGCCAAGCAGCATCGCGCCCTGCGGTCGCTGGACCTCGCTTTGCTCGGCCGCTGTTGGCAACGTTAGCCTGTCAGGAATTAGTATGAATATCTATGATGAATTTATGAGCACAGGTCACTGGGGGCCAATTGAAACTCAATTGGGTATAGAGTTCCAATTCAAGTGTGCGTATTGTGATAAAGACATGTTTGGTTCCGTGGATAATTATAAAGAATGGCAAACAGATCATATAATTCCATCTTCTAAGGAGGGTCGTGACACTTTAGAAAACTATGCTTTGTGCTGCCGCACTTGCAATTTTATTAAAGGTAAATGGAATCCTTTTGAGTACCTTGGCGAGTTAGATGCGACTAAAGAAAACCTTATTAAAGTCGCAAAGGTTTATATAACTGAAAAACGCAAACTAACTCAGCAAGATATTAATTTATATAAAAATATTATAGCTAGGCATGGCTAACAATGCGCAGCACTCGCTCCCGTTGGTCGCTGGGACGCCAAACCCGCTGGCGCGTTTTTGTCGCCCGTGTGCGCGGCGTTGAGGCTGTATAAAAACCCCTCTGACGGCTATGTTTTGGTAGGATCGAGGAAACAGACGAGGAGTGGTCAGCATGCCGCGCTTCAAGGCTTATAACTACGATCAGAACGCCATGGTGGTGATCAACTATCAAGATCAGCTCCAGCCAGGCACCTTTGAACACGCTGTGCATTACCTGATCGAGCACAAGCTCGACTTATCCGTTTTCCATCCCAAGTACCGTAACGATGCGGCCGGTCGGCTGGCCTATGATCCGGCTATCCTGTTGAAGATCATTCTGTTTGCCTACTCAAAAGGCATCACCTCCAGCCGTGAGATACAGTGGTGCTGCGAGACCAATATTATTTTCAAAGCCCTTTCCTGCGATACCGTGCCTCACTTCACCACACTGGCCAGTTTCGTCAGCCGCCATACCGATGAGATTGAAGCGCTGTTCGAACAAGTGCTGCTGGTATGCCACGAACAAGGCTTGCTGGGTAACGAACTCTTTGCCATTGATGGCTGCAAGATGTCCTCCGATGCCTCCAAAGAGTGGTCTGGCACGTTCAAAGAATTGGATGAGAAATGTGAGAAACTGAGAGGCCTGATTCGGCATCACCTGCTGGAACACTACGCGCGTGATGAGGCCGAGACGGAAGCCGATCTGGATAGGGGTATCCGGCGGGCCAAGACGACTCTCTCGCTAGATGCCGCCATGAACAAAGTGGATCGTTTCCTAAAGACGCACACTCAGCGTGATTGGCAGGGCGAGTGGCGTTGTGGGTGGGTGTCAAAGCGGCATACACCAATCGAGGGCCTTAGGTATACGGATATGAAGCCAGATAAAGGGATCAAATTGGCGCAGAAGCAGCTTACTGGTGTTCTAGATGCTCCTTGGCCGATGAATCTGGTTAAGGAAGTGAATATGCCCGCGATTGCTGAGTAAGGTCATGAAACATCCCGATATTGGCCTGCACATACGTACCTATGACGATGAAGTAAAACGTCATTCCCACGACTATCATCAACTGGTACTGCCATTGGTCGGTACGCTGTTTCTGTCGATAGATGCCATGGCGGGGGAGGTGGCACAGCACCGTGCGGCGATCATTCCTTCAGGAAGCGTCCATGGGTTTGCTGCAACAGAAAATAACCAGTTTTTGGTGGTCGATTTGCCGGAAGGGCTGGCGCCTGCACTAGATAAGCTGCCTTGTTTCGCCGAGCTTGATTTGGCACTGCGCCATTACATCCAGTTCCTACATGCTCAAGCTATGAGCGGGGCTGTGGCGGGTGCTACCCAGCATCACATGCTGCTATTGCTGATACAACTGCTGCAGGAGCGCCATGGAAGTCAATTGCAGCTGGATCGCAGGGTTCACGCAGCGCAACAGTTTCTGGATGATCACTTTCAGCGACCGATTTCCATGGCCGAGGTGGCCAGCGTGGCCCATCTGAGCATTCGTCAGTTGAACGATCTTTTTCGCCATCAGGTGGGTGTGACGCCTCATCAATATCTCACAGATGTACGGATGAAAGAGGCGTGGCGGCTTCTAGAGCAGTCAGGCCTCAGCGTTCAGCGGGTGGCTGATGCGGTGGGCTACTCGTCGTTATCGGCCTTCAGCAACCGCTTCAGATGCCACTTTGGCAAACCGCCTAGCCACTTCCGCCGTCTCTCGACATAATTCCGCCAGGATTCAAAAGATCCTCATCGATGCTATGGATACGCTCCCCCGTCACCGCTAACGCATGACAATTTCGGGGGAGAGATACATGGCAATTGTGAGCGCCGCTACCTGGATCGGATCCATTTCCGTGCTGCTTTGGGGCACGTTGGCTTTGCTGACCAAGCTATCCGGCGGAGAGATTCCAGAGTTCCAACTAATGGCCATGACTTTCGGCATTGCGTTTCTGTTGATGGGTGGGCGTTGGATCTTGGCTGGCCATACGGGCGTTCGCTATATACGCCAGCCGCCGTTTGCCTGGTGTATCGGTATCGTCGGGTTATTCGGTTATCACTTTGCCTATTTCAAGGCAATGACGTTAGCACCGGCGGTGGAGGTCAGCCTGTTGGCTTACCTCTGGCCGCTACTGATCGTTCTGCTTTCTGCCCTGTTGCCGGACGAGAGGCTGCGAGCTCAGTCTATCGCTGGCGCCTTGGTGGCACTGGTGGGTTGTTGGTTGTTGATCAGCCGAAATTCTGGAGGATTTGCTTGGGAGAACCTGCCCGGTTATCTGGTAGCGCTGGCGTGTGCATTGATTTGGTCTTCTTACTCTGTGCTCAGCAGGTTGGTGCGTTCAGTGCCAACCGATGCCGTCGGTTGGTTCTGTGGCGTTACGGCGCTGCTGGCTGCAGGGTGCCATATGCTGTGGGAAGAGACGGTGTGGCCAGATGGCTTGACGCAATGGGTTGGCGTGGTTGGGCTGGGGCTCGGGCCGGTTGGCATCGCATTTTTTACCTGGGACTACGGCGTCAAACACGGGAACATCCAGCTACTTGGCACCTTGGCCTACAGCGCGCCACTCATTTCGGTGGTGCTACTTATCCTGGCGGGATACGGCGAGGCCACGGCGGCCGTATTGAGTGCCAGCTTGCTCATCGTCATTGGTTCCTTGATTGCAGGTCGCGCGAAGCACAAGCAATGATGGCAACTTATGCTGTTGGAGCAGGTGGATGAAGGGTAACGTGGTTGCCGATGGCCTGTTTCGTGCCGACATGCCGTTTGCCTGGGTGATCGCGTACAGAACCAGTGCGAGGTATGGCTCGCACTCGATTACTGCGATTATTTGGCCACCGGAGCAAGCGTCCATCCAGATAATGTGACTGTGCTGGTTCGTTTGATCTCTTTTATTTGATAAATATTTTATATATTACGGACTGATGATGATCTTGGGATCAGACTAGGCATAGCCACTATACTGATTGACGAGCCAGAGTGTTTATCGTTAGTAAGTCGACAGCCTGTTGTATGTTTTGTCCTAGGCTGTAGCGGCCGTTAATGGTGCGTCCTTACACCATCTGCAAAGAGTGCTTGCGCGTTGGTGGGGGATAGGCGGCGTCGATTTGTGCCAGATCATCGTCGTCGAGCCTGACGTTATCTGCATCAAAGTTCTGTTTGAGGTGATCCAGATTTACAGCTTTAGGAATAGCAAGAACACCGGGGTGGCGCAATGCCCAGGCGAGGGCGACTTGGGCGGTGGTGGCGCTGTGTTTTTCGGCGATGCGTTGTAGGGTGGCGTCATGCAGTAGCGCGCCACCTTGCCCGATGGGGCAGTAGGCCATGAGCGGCATGTTGTGTTGCGCTTGCCATGGCAGCAGGTCGTATTCAATGCCCCGTGCTTCAGAATTATAGAGCACCTGGTTGGTGGCGCAAGCGAGCGCGTCGAGCTCTGCTAAGTCGTCAATGTCAAAGTTCGACACGCCCCAGTGCAGGATCTTGCCCTCCTCGCGCAGTCGCTCAAATGCTTCCACTGTTTCGCTCAGCGGGTATTGGCCGCGCCAGTGCAGCAGGTAGAGATTGATAGTATCGGTGCCCAGTCGGAGCAGGCTTCGCTCGCAGGCGGCTTTAACACCCTTAGTGCTGGCGTTGTGTGGGTAGACCTTGCTGACCAGATACACTTCATCGCGCCGACCGCGAATTGCTTGGCCAACGATCTCTTCCGCGCCGCCCTCGGCATACATCTCCGCGGTATCGATCAGCGTCATACCCAGATCCAGACCTTCATGCAGGGCCCTGACCTCAGCCTGCCGCTGCCCGGCATTCTCGCCCATATGCCAGGTGCCCTGGCCGATACGGGGTACGCTTACTCCACCTAGCTCAATCGTCTGCATATTGCTATCTCCTAGTGTATCTCCTGCTGGGATACTGCTCTGACTGCTCGGCGCCATCGCAGTTCATGGAGCAATCGCAGAAGGCCCCTGTCGAAAGTCGGTAAGCGCTCCACCAACCCCATCTATTGCAGCGTGAGTTAGACCGGTAGGGTTTTTTTCCAGTGCCAAGGGAACAAGGTGCTGACATCGTCATCCTCACCGAGTTTTGGGAGGGTCTTGAACACGAACTGCAAGTATTCGTAGGGCGAGAGACCGTTGGCCTTGGCCGTCTCGATCAGGCTGTAGAACGACGCACTGGCGTGAGCACCGCTCGGTGTGTGGCTGAACAGCCAGTTCTTGCGGTCCACCACGAAGGGACGGATGGCGTTCTCGGCCGGATTGTTGTCCAGCGGGATGAAGCCGTCATCAAGGAAGCGCGTCAGGTGTTCCCACTGCCCCTCCAAGTAGTGCAGTGCCTTGCCCAGAGTGCTCTTCGGCAGCACTTGGTTGACCGACTTGTCGAGCCAGGTGCGTAGCTGGGTGATCAGGGGACGGCTCTTCTGCTCACGCAGTGCCTGGCGTGCCTCGGGATTCAGCGCCTTGGCTTGCTTCTCCACAGCGTAGAGCTTGCGGATCTGGTCGATCGCCCAGTCGGCCTTGCTGGTCTTGCCCTTGGGCTGCACCTTCTGAGCCTCGACGAACTTGCGACGGGCATGCGCCCAACAGCTGGCATGGGTGATGCCGTTCTGTCGTACGACTTCGGCATAGACTTCGTAGCCATCGGTGACCAGGCGGCCGACATAGTCACCCAGCAGGCGCACGGGCACCCGACCGGCTCGGCTGGCGTCATAGTCGAACAGCACCACCTGTTGTCCTGGCGGTCCACCACGCTGTAGCCACATATACGAGGTGGAACTGGCCTTCCGGTCAGTCTCTTGATTGACCTGCAGCGTCGTTTCATCCATATGGATCAGCGGGGCTTGCAGCAAGTGCTGACGCAGGGCTTCGACCAGTGGTATCAACCGCTCGCTGGCCTGGACCATCCAGCGCGCCAGGGTATTGCGCGGGATCTCGGCGCCGTGCCGGGCAGAGATCTGGCTCTGCCGGTAGAGCGGCAAGGCATCCTGGTACTTGGCAGTTGCGATGTAAGCCAGCATCATCATAACTCCACTCTGACCACCGATAATGACCCCAAGCAAGAGGAGTCACTAGAAAGAACTATGACTTCCATAGTGTCAACGGCACTACGTTGGGCTAACAGGCTCAGGCGCGGCGATGTTTTTCCGCTCTTCGTCTCCTTCCGTTTGCACTCAGCATTAACGTATCAGCGCAATGTAGCAAGATTCGGGTCGGCGCCAGGTAAGCGGCTGCTTATGCTCGTCACTGTTGGTAGGGAAATTTTCCCTTTCTATGAACAGTGATGGAGGTTAAGCAGATGAGAGCACTCGAAAATAAGGTTGCCATTGTGACTGGTGCCAGCTCAGGCATTGGCAATGCGACTGCCCGACTTTTCGCTAAGGAAGGAGCTGCGGTGGTCGTAGCGGCCAGAAGGGAGCCCGAGCTAGAAGCTTTGGTCAATTCCATAAAACAAGAGGGTGGCCAAGCGTTAGCGGTTGCTGGGGACGTCGGTGATGAGTCTTTTGCTAGAAAACTCGTTGAAGAGACACTAGAGCGGTTTGGACAGCTAGATGTGGCTTTTAACAACGCAGGCATTTTAGGCGCGATGGGGCAGGTGCCCGACATGTCGTTGGCCGATTGGGAGCAGGTTATCACGACCAATCTAACGAGCGCTTTCCTGGCAGCTAAGTATCAACTGCCTGCCATGCGGTCGGGAAGTGGTGGGTCATTAATTTTTACTTCAACATTTGTTGGTTATACCGCAGGCATGCCGGGTATGGCGGCTTATGCAGCCAGCAAAGCGGGGCTAATTGGACTGATGCAAGTGCTTGCTTGCGAGTATGGATCTCATAACATTCGGGTGAATGCATTATTGCCGGGTGGAACAGATACAGCCGCAGCCAGGGAGTTTGCCAATACCCCCGAAGCGTTAGAATTCGTGGCCAACCTACATGCAATGAAGAGAACAGCGAAGCCTGAAGAAATTGCTCGATCCGCACTTTACTTGGCTTCTGATGCTGCTAGTTTTACTACTGGGTCTGCTCTGTTGGTCGATGGCGGGGTGTCAATCAATCGTGTCTAACGAGATCGCTCATAACTGACTTATAGTCAGATTGAAAAGACCATGATCTATATATCAGACATGGCGATAGGCAGCCAACCAACCAAGTAAATCTGAATGGGGCAGCCATTTTGGACTGCCCTGCTTCTCGCTTTATATTTTACTCTTGGCTAGCCAATTCAGTTGCAAGCAATCTCGACTTGTGAAGTGCATCGGCAACTGATTTTTGGTGTCGTTCATCTCCAAACTCTTGGTATTCGGACATTATTTCATAAAATGATTCGACGCCTAAGTATTTCCCCAAAGTCTTAATATGCGGGCCAAGGTGATTCATATGTTCACGTTCACCTCCTACCTCAAATCCAAATTCTCCGCATGAGGTCACTAAGACTAGCGTTTTTCCTGATAACAGGGGCTCTATAGGATGATCACCACGAGCCAAGTCAAAGCTAAATGTTTTATTGATACGCATAACCTGAT encodes the following:
- a CDS encoding IS110 family transposase; this encodes MNFYNSTHRHYCGIDLHARSLYVCILNQQGDTLLHKEIPASPEPLLRLIETYLDDLVIGVECMHCWYWIADFCEDQGIAFILGHALYMKAIHGGKTKNDRVDSYKIATLIRGGNFPLAYVYPRSMRATRDLLRRRTGLVRHGADLKAHVVNTTSQYNLPPNKVNLKNVSAREQLGRTFDDPIVQRNIDLDMAVLECYHRELSQVEWLLEKQAKKHQPTYYHLLTTIPGVGRILALTILYEVGDIRRFESVQKFASYSRLIKCKAESAGKTYGTQGNKIGNAHLKWAFSEAAVLYLRGNPDAQKLLQRFQKRMSKAKALSALAHKLGRAVYFMLKNEKVFDEQRFLTS
- a CDS encoding GNAT family N-acetyltransferase, with the protein product MLVIEKYNKSRDAEVEKLRVKPEQIQFTVDRLGEFILSLKEDEHPHLIIENDQVVGFFVLDLSYSDAYSFSDPKALGVRALLIDQNHQGLGIASKAMNLLPSYVTSNYPEFERLQLTVNCRNKAAYNCYLKCGFEDTGNLYLGGPVGPQHIMQRTAA
- a CDS encoding helix-turn-helix domain-containing protein, which gives rise to MKHPDIGLHIRTYDDEVKRHSHDYHQLVLPLVGTLFLSIDAMAGEVAQHRAAIIPSGSVHGFAATENNQFLVVDLPEGLAPALDKLPCFAELDLALRHYIQFLHAQAMSGAVAGATQHHMLLLLIQLLQERHGSQLQLDRRVHAAQQFLDDHFQRPISMAEVASVAHLSIRQLNDLFRHQVGVTPHQYLTDVRMKEAWRLLEQSGLSVQRVADAVGYSSLSAFSNRFRCHFGKPPSHFRRLST
- a CDS encoding HNH endonuclease: MNIYDEFMSTGHWGPIETQLGIEFQFKCAYCDKDMFGSVDNYKEWQTDHIIPSSKEGRDTLENYALCCRTCNFIKGKWNPFEYLGELDATKENLIKVAKVYITEKRKLTQQDINLYKNIIARHG
- a CDS encoding aldo/keto reductase: MQTIELGGVSVPRIGQGTWHMGENAGQRQAEVRALHEGLDLGMTLIDTAEMYAEGGAEEIVGQAIRGRRDEVYLVSKVYPHNASTKGVKAACERSLLRLGTDTINLYLLHWRGQYPLSETVEAFERLREEGKILHWGVSNFDIDDLAELDALACATNQVLYNSEARGIEYDLLPWQAQHNMPLMAYCPIGQGGALLHDATLQRIAEKHSATTAQVALAWALRHPGVLAIPKAVNLDHLKQNFDADNVRLDDDDLAQIDAAYPPPTRKHSLQMV
- a CDS encoding phage integrase N-terminal SAM-like domain-containing protein, translating into MRHPADMAGNEVRQFLEYLAIERRVAAATQNQALNAIVFLYRHVLDQPLGEVGNFSRAKRPQRLPVVLSHQDFPRMAVAFSFIQALFR
- a CDS encoding tyrosine-type recombinase/integrase; the encoded protein is MLSQGTDIRTVQELLGHKSIETTQIYTHVLGNGFVGVRSPLG
- the tenA gene encoding thiaminase II → MGYRFTDLTNACHDDWRAYIKHDFVRQLGNATLPEASFRHYLKQDYLFLIHFARAYALAAYKSSTLANLRQAHEGLKAIVDVELGLHVGFCQEWGISEQELAELPEARATLAYTRYVLDTGNRGDLLDLHVALAPCLVGYGEIANWLNAQSTTMRGAKNPFDAWIAMYESEEFQTAMQSELEWLNARLADVTPARFAELSKIFRDATRLEIDFWQMGLDLIDHDLTN
- a CDS encoding SDR family oxidoreductase, whose amino-acid sequence is MRALENKVAIVTGASSGIGNATARLFAKEGAAVVVAARREPELEALVNSIKQEGGQALAVAGDVGDESFARKLVEETLERFGQLDVAFNNAGILGAMGQVPDMSLADWEQVITTNLTSAFLAAKYQLPAMRSGSGGSLIFTSTFVGYTAGMPGMAAYAASKAGLIGLMQVLACEYGSHNIRVNALLPGGTDTAAAREFANTPEALEFVANLHAMKRTAKPEEIARSALYLASDAASFTTGSALLVDGGVSINRV
- the yddG gene encoding aromatic amino acid exporter YddG is translated as MAIVSAATWIGSISVLLWGTLALLTKLSGGEIPEFQLMAMTFGIAFLLMGGRWILAGHTGVRYIRQPPFAWCIGIVGLFGYHFAYFKAMTLAPAVEVSLLAYLWPLLIVLLSALLPDERLRAQSIAGALVALVGCWLLISRNSGGFAWENLPGYLVALACALIWSSYSVLSRLVRSVPTDAVGWFCGVTALLAAGCHMLWEETVWPDGLTQWVGVVGLGLGPVGIAFFTWDYGVKHGNIQLLGTLAYSAPLISVVLLILAGYGEATAAVLSASLLIVIGSLIAGRAKHKQ